A window of Zalophus californianus isolate mZalCal1 chromosome 12, mZalCal1.pri.v2, whole genome shotgun sequence genomic DNA:
GtgatcattttaaagtatttccaAGGAATATCTAATTCCAGGAGCATGGCTTTCTGATAAGGCCTTTGATGTCACTAACCCCAGAAAACTGAATGAATTGGTGAGTTACACCCAAGCATTATTCAACATTTGCCAACTGAATGCAGAGAATGACTGCCCAAGGGCAGTTAAGATTCATGTGTGGATTTAAAAGGTATATTAAGTTCTATTTTGACTCCTGTTTTCACCTTGAGTTTGTAAGAATGAGAAAGGATGTATGCAGAACGTCGTCCTGTGTGTGGAGTGGCGTTGGTCCAGCCGTTGGCCTTTCACCCGTCTTCAAGCCATCAGTCTTTCTTTTAGTCAAGATGAGTGATAAGCCAGATTTGTCTGAAGTGGAGAAGTTTGACAGGTCAAAACTGAAGAAAActaatactaaagaaaaaaatactcttccCTCAAAGGAAACTATCCAGCAGGAGAAAGAGTGTGTTCAAACTTCCTAAGATGGGAATCTCCTCCCACAAGCAGTTTTCAACAATGCCTGAGTGTCTAGGTTTGGGGCTTGTTTTTTTGTAAACCTATGTGCTTGTAGAGATTTTAGGCACCTTCTGATGCTTCACACCCATACTCCCTGGCTAAGATGTCAGGAGTAGCCAATGTTCCCTTACgttcatttttaaactttccatTGACGCATAAACTCCAGCTGGCAGATGTTGTCCATAATCCCACCATTGATGACCTTTGTGTGTGATGTTCTTCTACCCCCTACAGGATAAGCTACTTTTCACCTTCTACAATGGGTGTCTCCATTGCTCCATAATCTTCATGAAGGGGCATGGGTTTGCAGATTTTCacagtttattttcatttctaatgtggcaataaaataataaatcaaatcagaaaaaaagaaaggatgtatGCAAAATGAGCATTACTTAAgtctgaaggaaaaagaagagtaacATATTATTctggcaatgttttttttttttttaattacttggcAGCATTTTGCCAAATCCATAAAGAAATCTTAAGTACCATGTTTTGGCCATAGATCATTTCCATAGAGCCTAATAACTACACTAAATTTTTGAACAgttgatttaattaaaattaaattcaacagatatttactgaccATTTATTATGTATGAGGCATTAAACTAAGACCTGATAAGCCCACTGATACAAGGCTCTGTCTTCAAATACCTCACAATCAaatcagggaaaggaaaaagaaggcacATCATATGTATAAATAGCCACCGTTTTGGACTGAATTggttccctcctctgccccacaaaaaattaatatacttaaatcctaacccccagtaccttcgaatatggctgtatttggagacagcCTTCAAAGAGTTTACTACAGTTAAATGAGGCCATATGGATGGGCCCTTGTCCAATCTGGCTGGTgaccttctaagaagaggaagagataccagCGAGATATGTGAGGCCATATGCGGACATGAAGAGAAGTCACTAGTCAAAGAGAGAGGCCTCacgagaaaccaaacctgctgacatcTTAATtgtggacttccagcctccagaactgtgaaaaaaacaaatttctgttgttgaagtgACTcggcctgtggtattttgttatagtaacCCTAGCAGACTAACACAGCTACTCTCTGGGGGAAGTAATGATACATACCATAAAAggaaagttgtattttattttatttaatcaaaggAATCAAGAACGACTTCATGGAAGTAGCCTAGGATGGATGCAAGGagttctgaaaaaaatgaaggtgCGGGAAGAGTGGGGGAAGAAATCACTGCAGGAATGAGCCAAGATCACAGGGTGGGCAAGGAGTAGAATATCTGGCAAGCAGCCAGTTGCCCAGTTGGGTGACGTCCTCACTTCCCATAACCAAGGAAGTAAGATCCTATTAAAGTCATATAGCAAGGGCTTTGAATGTCAGCATGAGGAATTTATCCCGAATTTGGTAGAGGCAGGAttgcaaataaaagagaaatcatcGGTGTGCGGCTGCGCGGGGCTTCCCATCCCTCACACCAGCGGCTCACTCCGCACTTTACAATGCCTTTCACCTGAGACCCCTTCCAGCACCCTACGTTGGATAACGATGATACCTTCCTGGGAAAACTCGGGGCTTCCAAGAAACTGCCATATAAGAACCCAGGTCACCTTGCTCAGCAACAGGAACCCTGGAGTCGGCTCCGCTCAGCTCCCACAATCACCTCCATGAGGcgggatgtttatttttttgatccTGAGATACCAAAGGATGACCTGGATTTCCGCTTAGCAGCCTTGTACAACCACCACACAGGGACATTCAAGAACAAAAGTGAGATACTCTTACACCAGGAGACCACCCAGGATACCCATGGAATCATCAAGACCCAATTCCCTGGAGAACTTTtacccctcctccaccaccttccATCACTTCCCAAGCTCACATCAGACACTGGATCAACCCTAAGAAGGAGTTTATCCACAGCATCCAGGGATCCATAGTGTCCCTTCATACTGCAGCCACCAATGGAGGCTACTCCCGAAAGAATGATGGTGGCTTCTTCTCTACCTAATGTTGACAGGTCCCTGGACTAAATTAATCATAGTGGTACATCCTGCTGCCCACCTCTATTAGATAGAAttgtgctggaaaaaaaaaaaaaaaagagagagaaatcatcaATTATATGGCCTTTAAGGGCAAGAGGAAGGACTATTTCAGAATATGGAGAAGTGTCTTATAGAGGGCAATAAAGTTAATAaagtttcttagtttttctttaaaaaaaaaacaacaaacacatgtggggtgcctgggtaggtcagtcagttaagcgtctgccttcggctcagatcatgatcccagggtcctgggatcgagccccacgtcaggctccctgctcagccaagagcctgcttctccctctccctctgccccattcccctgcttgtgcgcgcacgCTCactctctatcagataaataaaatcttaaaaaaaaaaaaaaaaaacacatgtacaCCAAAGTTCTAAGTACAATTTATTGTAAAATTCTACGATTATTATAATACAAACATTTCTGGGATTACATGCTCAGATATACAGTGATATCATTTCACTGCAAGCTAGTCCAAATTCTGAAGAGCTTGCAAAAATAAATGccactctctaaaaaaagaaactaccctGAATTCTAAATTCATATCCATTCCATAATATGTTAGGTGTTACACCCAACATAGAAATGATGCATATCCTTCTAGGAAACTGAACAGAAAGTGACGGAAATAAACAAATCCCTCCTTAGAAGCCTCCTATGCCTCTAAATTTGATAGTACAAGTCAGGGAGACCCGTACTCTCCATCTGAATTGAAATTCCTACCTCAGTTcataaatgagaatattttacACCATTAATTGCACTACATATTATTAGACCATTGAGGACACTGTTAGATCACTCTCTTGGAACAAGGCATTTATTTATACTCCCTTAATTTGCAGACCCCAGTGAAACTTAGACAATTAAAAGGGCATTTAAAACTTAAGTCAGTAAAAGAACACCGGCCAAACCCATAAGTTTCCACAGAtatcaaaataaactaaaaactcATTTCAGGAGCTGACCTTTAATTACATTCTTTCTATTTATTGCAGACAAATGTCAAAATGCCCACATGAATGCATTTCAATGCCAACAGAAATCCAGCAATTGCTGAAGAAACCATAAAAATGGATGCTGTAATCCTGCCTCTTAGGGATGGAATCTAATGGAATGTAGGGGATTTTAATTTGCACTAAATAAAGCCAGAATCCTTATTTCTAAATGTTGCTACGGACCAGGGAGGTAAAAGTGACCAGTCACTTTCAGTGTTTGgccccattttatttattgaaagaggagaaaaggaaagaaaaagtattccAGTTCGAATCCTATTTCAAAAGATGGACATGAGAAGAAAGCGCTTTACCTCTCTTGAAGGATTTCTCTCCATAGGAGACGTTTCTTTCCTTTAGGCCACATGGTGACATCCCAGTGGCATGGCTGGGAGGCCAGGGTTTCCCCCATGCAGCAGAATGGGCAGGCTGGTGCCCATGAGCACCCAGCAGGGGCTCCAAACAGTCTTCCTCCCACTACCATTTCCCCagggaaacaaaacaacacaaaaacaggAGTGGGCAACAGGGAACCCTTTCTTGATTGTTGTACAGACAAGATGAAAGATCTCTGCTGATCAGATGTCTTCCCTCCCAGTTAGGATTACAGAGGAGGCAGCACTGAGGGTCAGACCCCTGGCCAACTCAGTTTCTCTGCAGCCCcaaatgagacacagagaaggaaaaaaatatctggtaaacttaaaatataaaaaaacaagacttctTTTGAAGAAAATGCTATATAAAGTCAAGCAATCCAACTCTCACACAAATGGTACCAgttctcatgataaaaactcctGGGCCACCTGCTCTCTCAAGGTAAAACTAGTGAActaaaaatatgaatgtattgATTTTTAGGGATATTGTGTCTCAGACGAAAAGCAAGGTCCTCAGGTTTTAAGAAAGTTTAGGGAGGCTGGTTATTGAACACATGCTACAATATTTGTGAGCAACTAGGGTGTGCTTCTATATATAGCACTATTTTTTCTGTTAAGCTGCAGTAAAATCATCTTTAAACACAGCATTGTATCCAAAAGCAAAGTCATTTGTGGATGCCCTCCCAGAGAAGCCAAAAGACTGCCAAACATGAATACGAGCCTCCAAGTCTCCTGATTCTGGtttgtttcattaaaatgtgtatttaaaaaaaaaaaagtaatatattcacagataaTTCCAATAAAGGTAAAAAAGACTTCAAATACTAAAGAATCTTGTCTTAAAACGTTGTTAACACCTGCAGAACTCAATTATGATTAGCATATAAGTCCAAGGAAATGAGTATCCCATACAGCTACGTGCAGTGGCCTGCATCTCATACGTCTATCTACGCACATTCCTCATTCTATGCAAAGTCTTACCCATCCATCTCAGAGCCTTAGTCTTCAAAGACATGACTCAATTATTATATGCCAAGATACCAAATTAAATAGGACAGGGAACATTTCTGTGTTATTACCCCTGTACTGGGGCTCTGACATTGGGCCTGTCCAGAGAAGAGCATGTGGCAAACAGGATCTTTGGGCCACCTTTGTCAGCAGATGAGGCAGGGAAAAGGTCAAATCTCACAACCATTACAcacggggtggggagggcgggtcggggggggggggggtcatccAGAAATCTCTCAGCCAAGAAGGTGGAGGCCCTGCTTTCCAGGGCTGACTTCATCTGTGTCTGGAGTGACTTCCCGATTGCAGCCTTTCAGATCAGTTACTCCCCACTGCCATCTCTCAGACACTCCCACTACAGACCCAGTGTCCAGCCCTCAGGGAAATCAGACAGGTGGTCAGCTGGAGGCTGCGATGTGAGCTGCTGCTCACATCCCACAGGGTCAGTGCAACCTACCTCCCCATGGCGACACATCTGTCAGCATCTTCGCCATTCAGAATGCACCCAAATCTAAGCAGAGAATTCCTGCCTATGTTCCATCTATTTATCTTCTGCAAGCCCCCCTCACCCTTTTGACATCCCCCCTCGGGTCTTTACATAGCAGAGTACAGAATGTTCAGGAGAGCCACATCAGAAAAGGGGGTGTGGTCATTTCTGAGAAGCACCTACAGCAGGTGATGTCACCAAGGTACAGGAAGAATTGGCCCTTTAAGCTCatcatttttggggcacctggtccTGCTACAGCTCAACAGCGGATTCTTGACAGCACTGAAGTAGAAAAGATGACACTAAGGAGGGGTTGTGAGAACACTGGGGAAGGATGGAGCCACCTCAGCCCAGGCAGTAACGGCTTGAGGTGTGAGCAATGGACAGGAAGACACTGCCTTCTGTGTGGAGGAGATAAGGGACTGCCTCAGTTCCGGTTACTTCGGTCTGCGTGTCTTTAGGACATCTCTGAGAGTTCTGGTCTCAGTGGTGTCTGTATCAGGCTGAGAAAAACactttaattttacaaattagTTGAAAATCACCAGTTTACATTTAGATCATTTACCATAGATTCAATTTGCATCTATGTGGGGCATTTATGCTCATCATTTGTTATCACTTTATCTTAATTCCAGTcagtaatttccatttttacatatCTAGCCATCTTTTGCAATTTTTCATTGAATACTTTTAGTGTTTATAAAGCCTTTACTCAGAAAACTTATCACTGCACAACACTTGAGTTTTTGCTCTCAGAACTCATGTGATGGTGTCCTGAACTGGAGAGGCCCTGGTTCCACAAGTGAAGCGTCAGGGAGGGGTAAGGTTCCTGTTCCAGACGGACTATGACCTGCCTGTCTCACCTGGGATCACTAGATATTTTCATTAAGTCCAATAGTCTCCCCTCCCCTACGGTTTTGCTTTCTACAGTTTCAGTTTCCCGTGGTCAACCACTGCCCAGAGGTAGATGACCCTCCTTCTGACGAACGGTCACGAGGTCAACAGTCACCTAACACTACATCACAGTGCCTACCTCACTCACCTCACTTCACTCATCTCCTCGGGTAGCCATTTTCTCATCTCGTAAGGGTAAGTACAGTACAacatatttagagagagaaagacagtcaCATACTTTTATTGCACTGTATTTTTATCACTATCCCCTTTTATTATCGGttactgttgttaatctcttactgtgcatagtttataaattaaactttaccataggtatgtataggaaaaaacatagtatatagaGGGTTCAGTACTACCCACTGTTTCAATCATCCACTGGGGGGGGGTGTCTTGGAAGTACCCCCAATGAACAATGGGGAACGGCTGTACAGGCGTCTTCATTCATgaaaaggagagatgaagagtcTACGTAACACTCATAATACCTTCCCCAAGGCCGTTATATTTCTCCTCAGCTCCAACCTGGGTGAAGACTTTTTTCCACATTCATCAAGAAGATTCCTCTCAGAGTAAACTG
This region includes:
- the LOC113911147 gene encoding thymosin beta-15A gives rise to the protein MSDKPDLSEVEKFDRSKLKKTNTKEKNTLPSKETIQQEKECVQTS